A stretch of Acidobacteriota bacterium DNA encodes these proteins:
- a CDS encoding acyl-CoA dehydrogenase family protein, producing MEFSRSTDDEVFLETVRTFARDRVAPRAAEIDVTGIFPRDVIREAAALGLTGMTLPKSVGGLALSYATYAAALELVSAASATVAVILSVNNSLVAEPLHEFGTDVQKENWLRRLATGEALGAFALSEAQAGSDARNQQTFARLDPQGYVISGRKVWVANADVADVVIVFAATQPDVRGRGISAFLVPLDRPGINRVPSPDSLGVRGLGCMDLHFDEVRVGAGALLGEQGRGFKLAMRALEGGRVAIAAQALGVGQAALDEAVRYSRTRVAFGQPVGNFQAIQFQLADLATDLEAARLLMWRAADARDRAPKATTEAAMAKLQASEAAHRAADRAMQILASEGYRRGSTIERLFRDIRAAEIYQGTSEVQRMIIAADVLG from the coding sequence ATGGAGTTCTCTCGCAGTACTGACGACGAAGTGTTTCTCGAGACCGTGCGTACGTTTGCCCGCGATCGGGTGGCGCCGCGCGCCGCCGAAATTGATGTCACCGGGATCTTTCCCCGCGACGTGATCCGCGAAGCGGCCGCCCTCGGGCTGACCGGAATGACCTTGCCGAAATCGGTGGGCGGGTTGGCGCTCAGTTACGCCACGTATGCCGCCGCGCTCGAGCTGGTCTCGGCCGCAAGTGCCACGGTGGCGGTCATCCTGTCGGTCAACAACTCGCTGGTGGCCGAGCCGCTGCACGAGTTCGGTACTGATGTGCAGAAGGAAAACTGGCTGCGTCGCCTCGCGACGGGCGAAGCGCTGGGGGCGTTCGCGCTGTCAGAGGCGCAGGCGGGGTCGGACGCCCGCAATCAGCAGACCTTCGCGCGGCTCGATCCCCAGGGGTACGTGATCTCCGGCCGCAAGGTCTGGGTGGCCAACGCCGACGTCGCCGACGTCGTCATCGTCTTTGCCGCCACGCAGCCGGACGTGCGGGGCCGCGGGATCTCGGCGTTTCTCGTGCCGCTCGATCGGCCCGGCATCAACCGCGTGCCCTCGCCCGATTCGCTCGGCGTGCGGGGCCTGGGCTGCATGGACTTACATTTTGACGAGGTGCGCGTGGGTGCGGGTGCGCTTCTGGGCGAACAGGGCCGCGGTTTCAAGCTGGCGATGCGCGCGCTCGAGGGCGGCCGGGTGGCAATCGCCGCTCAGGCACTGGGCGTGGGACAGGCGGCGCTTGATGAGGCCGTGCGGTATTCGCGCACACGCGTGGCGTTCGGCCAGCCGGTGGGAAACTTCCAGGCCATTCAGTTTCAGCTCGCGGACCTGGCCACGGATCTCGAAGCGGCGCGCCTGCTGATGTGGCGCGCGGCTGATGCGCGCGACCGCGCCCCGAAGGCCACCACTGAAGCCGCGATGGCCAAGCTGCAGGCGTCGGAAGCCGCGCACCGCGCCGCCGACCGCGCCATGCAGATTCTGGCGTCGGAAGGGTACCGCCGCGGGTCTACGATTGAACGCTTGTTCCGGGACATTCGCGCCGCCGAGATCTATCAAGGCACGTCAGAAGTGCAGCGCATGATCATCGCCGCCGACGTGTTGGGATAG
- a CDS encoding integration host factor subunit beta, which produces MTKAELVEEVSRVSDLTKKHSEVIVDSVFQTIIDALHRGEKIELRGFGSFRLRQREPRKGRNPKTGDKVDVPPKKVPYFKPGKELKDLINQTPVPPDGELGA; this is translated from the coding sequence ATGACAAAAGCCGAACTCGTCGAAGAAGTGTCCCGCGTGTCGGACCTCACCAAGAAACACTCCGAGGTCATCGTGGACAGTGTGTTCCAGACGATTATTGACGCCCTGCACCGCGGCGAAAAAATCGAGCTGCGCGGGTTCGGCAGCTTCCGGCTCCGCCAGCGTGAACCGCGCAAAGGGCGCAATCCGAAGACCGGCGACAAGGTGGATGTGCCGCCGAAGAAGGTGCCGTACTTCAAGCCCGGCAAAGAACTGAAAGACCTGATCAACCAGACTCCGGTGCCCCCCGATGGGGAACTTGGCGCGTAG
- a CDS encoding sulfite exporter TauE/SafE family protein — protein sequence MGIGLVTNFFDTLGIGSFAPTTAIYKFFKFVPDQFIPGTLNVGHTIPTIIQAFIYTAAIDVDEKTLILMIGAAVAGAWLGASVVASWPKRTIQVGMGFALLVAAGLFAWRNLGGGGTEVGTTGLEGTKLILGLVGNFALGALMTLGIGMYAPCMILVGLLGMNAAAAFPIMMGSCAFLMPVASARFVQKHAYARRPALGLAIGGIPGVLAAAYIFTSLDIYYVRWLVVGVVLIAATMMLKSAFVDKD from the coding sequence CTGGGGATCGGTCTCGTCACCAACTTCTTCGACACGCTGGGCATCGGCTCTTTCGCGCCGACCACGGCCATCTACAAGTTCTTCAAGTTCGTACCGGATCAGTTCATCCCCGGCACACTCAACGTCGGTCACACCATCCCGACCATCATCCAGGCGTTCATCTACACCGCAGCGATTGACGTGGATGAAAAGACACTCATCCTGATGATTGGCGCCGCTGTGGCGGGCGCCTGGCTGGGTGCGAGTGTGGTGGCGAGCTGGCCCAAGCGGACCATTCAGGTCGGGATGGGTTTCGCCCTGCTCGTGGCCGCGGGGCTGTTTGCCTGGCGGAATCTTGGTGGGGGCGGCACCGAGGTTGGCACCACCGGACTCGAAGGGACCAAGCTCATCCTGGGGCTCGTGGGGAACTTCGCGCTGGGTGCGCTGATGACGCTCGGCATCGGCATGTATGCGCCGTGCATGATCCTGGTGGGCTTGTTGGGGATGAATGCGGCTGCCGCCTTCCCAATCATGATGGGGTCATGCGCGTTCCTGATGCCCGTGGCCAGCGCACGATTTGTCCAGAAACACGCGTACGCCAGGCGGCCGGCGCTGGGCCTTGCGATTGGCGGCATCCCCGGCGTCCTTGCCGCCGCCTACATCTTCACCTCACTGGACATCTACTACGTCCGGTGGCTGGTGGTGGGCGTGGTCCTGATCGCGGCCACGATGATGCTCAAGTCGGCGTTCGTCGACAAGGACTAG
- a CDS encoding translocation/assembly module TamB domain-containing protein, producing MTGATVRRWILRSLLFVATLILTVWLVLQTSWGKARVKDIMLRQVASAFDGELTIERLEGGLWSSASLRGVRVSQAGVVVFAVDHLAATYNLMGLLGGDITLSRLDVDGLIVTVEEGTNGWAVKGLSESDNPDSGGGGTFAFPKIHLTNGHVVVAPAVSTRRELVDVTLDGAVIVSDGEITVTSSGFSGREVTGGLVVRQMTGQLELRDDAMSIADLTLETANSRVTGRAQMSLGTTPATTEGHLISDSGLSLPEFAPYLGAIGTRTMKPAFDLTWTGPMAAMHVKGTVRSEAGEITTDAVANLTEAKTVVGTAHVVRLDLAPIMSDPEFKSRFTGDASFDLTFVESAVYGVTGAFDARLDDAQISGYAASKLKAKGRIDAKGVSATVDGAAYGAATQGDMRWTAATEEFTAKGDVQNLDVRRLPAVLDFYPALETLVAAKYQLTKTGRDWSVIATLQESMVEGATIAAGTTLDVKARGEDLTYHAIGNVTNLDTQRLAPSLKLESEYLRDTPLRVNTWFDVSGTGQTELKSHDMTFAFRDLAANVDGALMEGMAGHGTLVFGRLSLTGEGRVAGGQWERLLLLPEYDLQPVGHVVLDVVIDDATAEEIPFESMTGTARITLEPSKLAGLDVEHALVNVRFAGGAATFTDTSAKGHGLEATINGDLAVSGAGTSRLNFVIDAPDLTPASEFAGATLGGAAHAEGVITGTATAPEITGNARGTQLAYDTVRLLGLQGTFQLLAPEWDLTKMRGDVKADGVFIEVAGQTLQRAVVTAKLDGARADVESVLEQPDRKLTANASILMDPDTREASITRADLVSAGETWQLAPGVTGRIRQTTGGLAIEDLRLVNGDQQLSIAGALANDESSPAADGIVVRAERVSVGGLFKILMGEERVKGLLGGEARITGSLADPLVTSRFDIGEGTADGVPFRSFSGKADYKSGQAVVDVALEVDESARLSIVGTVPVAAAEGGGETPLNVQVSGRIPNVAVLGPSLPWVRDLTGAADVDVVLSGSIEKMLATGTAAMQDIAFRVPELGAKYKGLNAALRFDETVMVVDRFVILDEDGNQLRMEGSLDVLASGASKAVNLRARADEFILLRNEYGELVVSADLTAGGDLVTPNVLGTIRVERGRVEVDRLLREFVVAQGYIAIGPVGTPPPTKDADVPPVPKMFVESAVSIELSLPDNVVVRGRGIQTEEGVIGLGDVNLTVGGRLSIRKTPGQEIALFGELAAVRGTYEFQGSRFDIARGSLLRFRGDDMTNPTLDIIAEREIAGVDVTVRIRGTAAEPILTLASQPPLDQADILALVAFGRPISQLGTGERTSLAARATTVAAGALATPIADSVARALDLDVFEIQAGETIGAGPTVVVGRQVSDRLFVGFKHEFGTAGAQRLSFEYRLTQFLRIVSTISTGGDAADLSARTEAAGLDLIFVIRR from the coding sequence TTGACGGGCGCCACGGTGAGGCGTTGGATCCTGCGCAGCCTGCTGTTTGTGGCGACGCTGATTCTGACCGTCTGGCTCGTGTTGCAGACGTCGTGGGGCAAGGCGCGAGTCAAAGACATCATGCTGCGCCAGGTCGCCTCTGCGTTTGATGGCGAGCTCACGATTGAGCGCCTGGAAGGTGGCCTGTGGTCGTCCGCTTCGCTGCGAGGCGTTCGTGTGAGCCAGGCCGGAGTGGTGGTGTTTGCCGTAGACCATTTGGCGGCCACCTACAACTTGATGGGCTTGCTGGGCGGCGACATCACGCTGTCGCGGCTCGATGTGGACGGCCTGATCGTGACCGTCGAGGAGGGCACCAACGGCTGGGCCGTCAAAGGTCTTTCCGAGTCGGACAACCCCGACTCAGGTGGCGGCGGTACGTTCGCGTTCCCCAAAATTCATCTCACCAATGGCCACGTTGTGGTGGCGCCCGCCGTCTCGACGCGGCGCGAACTGGTGGACGTGACGCTTGATGGCGCGGTCATCGTGTCCGACGGCGAAATCACGGTGACGTCGAGCGGGTTTTCGGGCAGGGAAGTCACCGGTGGCCTGGTCGTCCGTCAGATGACCGGCCAGCTGGAACTGCGCGACGACGCGATGTCGATCGCCGACCTCACGCTGGAAACGGCCAACAGCCGTGTGACGGGCCGCGCGCAAATGTCTCTGGGGACAACGCCGGCCACGACCGAGGGGCACCTGATCAGTGACTCGGGGCTCTCGCTCCCTGAGTTCGCGCCGTACCTGGGCGCGATCGGCACCCGGACAATGAAGCCGGCGTTTGACCTCACGTGGACGGGCCCGATGGCGGCCATGCACGTGAAGGGCACCGTGCGTTCAGAAGCCGGGGAAATCACCACTGATGCGGTGGCGAACCTCACCGAGGCGAAGACAGTGGTGGGCACCGCGCACGTCGTGCGCCTGGATCTGGCGCCCATCATGTCGGATCCGGAATTCAAAAGCCGGTTCACCGGTGATGCGTCGTTTGACCTCACGTTCGTCGAGTCGGCGGTGTATGGCGTGACCGGGGCGTTTGATGCCCGGCTGGATGACGCGCAAATCTCCGGCTATGCCGCATCGAAGCTCAAGGCGAAGGGGCGGATTGATGCCAAAGGCGTGAGCGCCACGGTTGATGGCGCGGCCTACGGTGCCGCGACGCAGGGCGACATGCGCTGGACGGCAGCCACCGAAGAGTTCACCGCCAAAGGCGACGTGCAGAACCTTGATGTCAGGCGGCTGCCCGCGGTCCTCGATTTTTATCCGGCGCTCGAGACCTTGGTGGCTGCGAAGTATCAGCTCACCAAGACCGGCAGGGACTGGTCGGTGATCGCGACGTTGCAGGAGAGCATGGTCGAGGGCGCGACGATTGCGGCCGGAACCACGCTGGACGTCAAGGCCCGCGGCGAGGACCTGACGTACCACGCCATCGGAAACGTCACGAATCTTGACACGCAGCGGCTGGCGCCCTCGCTCAAGCTCGAGTCCGAGTACCTGCGCGACACGCCCCTCAGAGTGAACACCTGGTTCGACGTCAGCGGCACGGGCCAGACGGAACTCAAGTCCCACGACATGACGTTCGCCTTTCGCGATCTCGCCGCCAACGTGGATGGTGCGCTCATGGAGGGCATGGCGGGCCACGGCACGCTCGTCTTTGGCCGCTTGAGCCTCACAGGTGAAGGCCGCGTGGCCGGAGGGCAATGGGAACGACTCCTCCTCTTGCCGGAGTACGACCTGCAGCCCGTGGGCCACGTCGTGCTGGACGTGGTGATTGACGATGCCACTGCGGAGGAGATTCCATTCGAGTCCATGACGGGGACGGCGCGCATCACGCTGGAACCGTCCAAGCTCGCTGGACTGGACGTCGAGCATGCGCTCGTGAATGTGCGCTTTGCGGGTGGGGCTGCGACGTTCACGGACACCAGCGCCAAGGGCCACGGGCTTGAGGCCACCATCAATGGTGACCTGGCCGTCAGCGGCGCCGGCACCTCCCGGCTCAACTTCGTGATCGACGCGCCGGACCTGACACCAGCCAGTGAGTTCGCCGGCGCCACACTCGGCGGCGCCGCGCATGCAGAAGGTGTGATCACGGGAACGGCGACCGCGCCTGAGATCACCGGCAACGCGCGGGGCACCCAACTGGCGTACGACACGGTGCGCCTGCTCGGACTCCAGGGCACATTCCAACTCCTCGCGCCCGAGTGGGACCTGACGAAAATGCGCGGCGATGTGAAGGCCGACGGTGTCTTCATCGAAGTGGCCGGCCAGACCCTGCAGCGTGCCGTGGTCACCGCGAAACTTGATGGCGCGCGTGCGGATGTGGAGAGCGTGCTTGAGCAGCCCGACCGAAAGCTCACCGCCAATGCCAGCATCCTGATGGACCCCGACACACGCGAGGCCTCGATCACCCGGGCCGATCTCGTGAGCGCGGGCGAGACCTGGCAGCTGGCGCCCGGCGTGACAGGCCGCATCCGGCAGACCACCGGTGGGCTCGCCATCGAAGACCTCAGGCTGGTGAACGGCGACCAGCAACTCAGCATCGCCGGCGCGCTTGCTAACGACGAGTCGAGCCCCGCAGCGGACGGCATTGTGGTGCGCGCCGAACGTGTGTCCGTGGGCGGACTCTTCAAGATCCTGATGGGTGAAGAGCGCGTGAAGGGACTGCTTGGCGGCGAGGCGCGGATCACAGGTTCGCTGGCCGACCCGCTGGTCACCAGCCGGTTTGATATCGGCGAAGGCACGGCGGATGGCGTGCCGTTCCGATCGTTCAGCGGCAAGGCCGACTACAAGTCAGGTCAGGCGGTTGTTGATGTGGCGCTCGAGGTGGACGAGTCGGCCCGGTTGTCGATCGTCGGCACGGTGCCGGTGGCTGCGGCTGAAGGTGGCGGCGAAACGCCGCTCAACGTTCAGGTGTCCGGCAGGATCCCCAACGTCGCGGTGCTTGGGCCCTCACTGCCATGGGTGCGCGATTTGACCGGCGCCGCCGATGTGGATGTCGTGCTGAGCGGCAGCATCGAAAAAATGCTCGCCACGGGAACGGCGGCGATGCAGGACATCGCCTTCCGCGTGCCCGAGCTGGGCGCGAAGTACAAGGGCCTCAACGCCGCGCTGCGGTTCGACGAAACCGTGATGGTTGTCGATCGCTTCGTGATCCTCGACGAGGACGGGAACCAGTTGCGGATGGAGGGCAGCCTCGACGTACTGGCGAGCGGCGCATCCAAGGCCGTCAATCTGCGCGCGCGCGCCGACGAGTTCATCCTGCTGCGCAACGAGTACGGCGAACTTGTGGTCAGCGCCGACCTGACGGCCGGAGGCGATCTGGTGACGCCGAATGTGCTGGGCACCATTCGCGTCGAGCGCGGCCGCGTGGAAGTGGATCGCCTGCTCCGCGAGTTCGTCGTCGCGCAGGGTTATATCGCCATCGGGCCGGTGGGCACGCCGCCGCCGACCAAAGATGCGGACGTGCCGCCCGTGCCGAAGATGTTCGTGGAGTCAGCGGTGAGCATCGAACTCTCGTTGCCCGACAACGTCGTGGTGCGGGGTCGCGGCATCCAGACCGAAGAGGGCGTGATTGGACTTGGGGATGTGAACCTCACCGTGGGCGGCCGGCTGAGCATTCGCAAGACGCCGGGCCAGGAAATTGCGCTGTTCGGCGAACTGGCCGCCGTGCGCGGCACCTACGAGTTTCAGGGGAGCCGCTTCGACATCGCGCGCGGCAGCTTGCTGCGATTCCGCGGCGACGACATGACCAACCCGACGCTCGACATCATCGCCGAGCGCGAAATTGCCGGTGTCGACGTCACCGTTCGCATTCGAGGCACCGCCGCCGAACCCATCCTGACGCTCGCAAGCCAGCCGCCGCTGGACCAGGCCGACATCCTCGCGCTGGTCGCGTTTGGACGGCCGATCAGCCAGTTGGGCACGGGCGAACGGACGTCGCTGGCCGCGCGTGCGACCACGGTGGCGGCGGGCGCGCTCGCGACGCCCATCGCCGACTCGGTGGCCAGGGCACTGGATCTGGATGTGTTCGAAATTCAGGCGGGCGAAACCATCGGGGCCGGACCCACGGTGGTGGTGGGCCGGCAGGTCAGCGACCGGCTGTTCGTGGGGTTCAAGCACGAGTTCGGCACCGCCGGAGCCCAGCGCCTGTCGTTTGAGTACCGCCTGACCCAGTTCCTCAGGATTGTTTCCACGATTTCGACCGGGGGCGACGCCGCAGACCTCTCGGCACGAACCGAGGCGGCCGGCCTGGATTTAATCTTTGTGATCCGCAGGTAG
- a CDS encoding HIT domain-containing protein, with product MERLWTPWRLAYVTAASKDAPGCVFCQALATGADDSLIVYRGTACFVILNLYPYNNGHLMVVPNRHVGRLSGLESDEAAEIMRLTRVVEMALQELYQPHGFNMGLNLGKSAGAGVLDHLHMHVVPRWNGDTNFMTVVGDTRVLPEDLARTAERLRPILSRLAHSV from the coding sequence ATGGAACGCCTCTGGACGCCGTGGAGGCTGGCTTACGTGACTGCGGCCAGCAAAGACGCTCCCGGGTGTGTGTTCTGTCAGGCGCTGGCCACCGGCGCGGATGATTCGCTCATCGTGTATCGCGGCACCGCGTGTTTCGTGATTCTGAACCTCTACCCCTACAACAACGGCCACCTGATGGTGGTGCCCAACCGGCATGTCGGGCGCCTGTCGGGCCTCGAGTCCGACGAGGCCGCCGAGATCATGCGCCTGACGCGGGTGGTGGAGATGGCCCTGCAGGAGTTGTATCAGCCACACGGCTTCAACATGGGGCTGAACCTGGGCAAGTCGGCCGGCGCCGGCGTGCTCGATCACCTGCACATGCACGTGGTGCCGCGCTGGAACGGCGACACCAACTTCATGACGGTGGTGGGCGACACGCGCGTGTTGCCCGAAGATCTCGCCCGCACGGCCGAACGGCTTCGGCCGATTCTGTCGCGCCTGGCTCACAGTGTTTGA
- a CDS encoding acyl-CoA dehydrogenase has product MPPLTVLSEDEVLLRQSVREFAEAQVRPLVREMDDAAKFSPRLIEELFKLGVMSVEIPEAHGGAGGTFFHSVLVVEELSRVDPSVGVMVDVQNTLVINALLRWGTPEQHQRILPRLASSTIGAYALSEAGSGSDAFALQTRARQTDAGYVINGRKLWITNGNEADLFIVFATIDHQLGYKGITAFIVERGAPGFSVGKKEDKLGIRASSTCELIFEDCLVSADAVLGDVGKGYKVAIETLNEGRIGIGAQMVGLAQGALDHTIRYTKERKQFGAAIADYQGVQFQLARAAMEVELARLSVYNAARLRDAGKPFLAEAAMCKLFASEAAERTASLAVNLHGGNGFVRDYPVEKLYRDAKIGQIYEGTSNLQLQTIAKHLLG; this is encoded by the coding sequence ATGCCCCCACTGACGGTTCTGAGTGAAGACGAGGTTCTGCTGCGACAGAGCGTGCGCGAGTTCGCGGAAGCTCAGGTGCGCCCCCTCGTCCGCGAAATGGACGACGCAGCCAAGTTCTCACCACGCCTGATCGAGGAGTTGTTCAAGCTCGGCGTGATGTCGGTGGAGATCCCGGAAGCCCATGGTGGTGCGGGCGGCACGTTTTTTCATTCAGTCCTGGTGGTGGAAGAACTCTCACGCGTGGACCCTTCGGTGGGCGTGATGGTGGACGTCCAGAACACTCTCGTGATCAACGCGCTCCTCCGCTGGGGCACGCCCGAGCAGCATCAGCGGATACTGCCGCGCCTCGCCTCCTCCACAATTGGCGCCTACGCGCTGTCGGAGGCCGGATCTGGCAGCGACGCGTTTGCGCTGCAGACACGCGCCCGGCAGACCGACGCGGGCTACGTGATCAACGGCCGCAAGTTGTGGATCACGAATGGCAACGAGGCCGACCTGTTTATCGTGTTTGCCACAATCGACCATCAGCTCGGGTACAAGGGCATCACGGCATTCATTGTTGAGCGGGGCGCCCCGGGATTTTCGGTGGGCAAGAAGGAAGACAAACTCGGCATCCGGGCATCAAGCACGTGTGAGCTGATCTTCGAAGACTGCCTGGTGAGCGCCGACGCTGTTCTGGGAGACGTCGGCAAGGGTTACAAGGTGGCGATCGAGACGCTCAACGAGGGGCGCATCGGCATTGGCGCCCAGATGGTGGGTCTGGCGCAGGGCGCGTTGGACCACACGATTCGCTACACCAAGGAACGCAAGCAGTTTGGCGCCGCGATTGCGGACTATCAGGGCGTCCAGTTTCAGTTGGCGCGCGCTGCCATGGAAGTGGAACTCGCGCGGCTGTCGGTCTACAACGCCGCGCGGTTGCGTGACGCGGGCAAGCCGTTCCTGGCCGAGGCTGCCATGTGCAAGCTGTTCGCCTCGGAAGCCGCGGAGCGCACGGCGTCACTGGCCGTGAATCTGCACGGCGGCAACGGCTTCGTCAGGGATTATCCCGTGGAGAAGTTGTACCGCGACGCCAAGATCGGCCAGATCTACGAAGGCACGTCCAACCTGCAGCTGCAGACGATCGCCAAACACCTGCTGGGATAA
- a CDS encoding VWA domain-containing protein: MTRRLLLLGIGVCGWAVSGSAVTATASGQNPPSQAPQRPTFVSRIDTVRVDVIVTDKQGRPVVDLTAADFEIEENKKPQKVDSFKLIQIDDEMDVDPAQNREIRSLEQQAREVARDDVRVIVIFLDDYHTRILNSMAVREKLARFVRELNPRDVVALMTPLLPTAGITFSRNHDATARQIMAFQGRKFDYTVKHPVEEIYMYMQPPQIEMLRNQIVTTALEGLCVYMGTLREGRKTILYVSEGLTSSVPSGARTTGMSPGTGRTPTQPPASGLAQQMEAERATQSQQTVLLDYLRFIFAAASRSNTSIYTLDPRGLAASEFDIADTVSLEDDRRALNESTDVLRILAGNTDGRAMVGSNDPLPGLKQMLRDSSAYYLLGYTSTEAPRDGKFHPIKVNVKRRDVEVRSRSGYWAYSDDDVARASAPVFMRPPEVVKAFDAIAEPAAGRLIRSWFAATRRPDGRSDVTLVWEAIRPSGPEVPARVAVTASTPAGNLVHRGRVEKSVDPTGRVAGQVTFAAAPGPLVVRLSAESVGGDALDTDSREWVVPDFTGPDASISTPRVFRARTARDIQTLKAAAAPVPATERAFSRIERLLIRFEVYGPGVASPTLRLLNRNGDVMSSWPVTARPDGGSEAEVALAGVPPGDYLLEVKASKDAVAATTLVAFRVTG; the protein is encoded by the coding sequence ATGACACGCCGCCTTCTTCTCCTGGGCATTGGTGTCTGTGGCTGGGCCGTGTCCGGCTCAGCGGTGACCGCCACAGCCTCCGGCCAGAATCCGCCCTCGCAGGCCCCCCAGCGGCCCACCTTTGTCAGTCGAATCGACACCGTCCGCGTGGACGTCATCGTCACCGACAAACAGGGCCGGCCCGTGGTGGATTTGACCGCGGCCGACTTCGAAATCGAGGAGAACAAGAAGCCGCAGAAGGTGGACTCCTTCAAGCTCATCCAGATTGACGATGAGATGGATGTGGACCCCGCGCAAAACCGCGAAATCCGGTCGCTGGAGCAGCAGGCTCGCGAGGTGGCGCGCGACGACGTGCGTGTCATCGTCATTTTTCTGGACGACTATCACACGCGCATCCTCAATTCGATGGCCGTGCGCGAGAAGCTGGCGCGGTTTGTCCGAGAGCTGAATCCGCGCGACGTGGTGGCGCTGATGACGCCGCTGCTGCCAACGGCGGGGATCACGTTTTCGCGAAATCACGATGCCACCGCACGTCAGATCATGGCGTTCCAGGGCCGGAAGTTCGACTACACGGTGAAGCACCCGGTCGAAGAGATCTACATGTACATGCAGCCGCCGCAGATCGAGATGCTGCGCAACCAGATCGTGACGACCGCGCTGGAAGGGCTGTGTGTGTATATGGGCACGTTGCGGGAAGGCCGCAAGACCATCCTGTACGTCAGTGAAGGCCTGACCAGTTCGGTGCCCTCGGGGGCGCGCACCACCGGGATGTCGCCAGGGACGGGGCGGACGCCGACCCAGCCGCCGGCGTCGGGCCTGGCCCAGCAGATGGAAGCTGAACGCGCGACGCAGTCGCAGCAGACAGTGCTGCTGGACTACCTGCGCTTCATTTTTGCGGCGGCGAGCCGCAGCAACACGTCGATCTACACCCTGGACCCGCGGGGTCTGGCCGCGTCGGAGTTCGACATTGCCGACACCGTCAGCCTGGAAGACGACCGGCGCGCGCTCAACGAATCTACCGACGTATTGCGGATACTGGCCGGCAACACCGACGGCCGCGCGATGGTCGGCAGCAACGACCCGCTGCCGGGACTCAAGCAGATGCTGCGCGACAGCAGCGCCTACTATCTGCTCGGCTACACGTCTACGGAAGCGCCGCGCGACGGCAAGTTCCATCCCATCAAGGTCAACGTGAAACGCCGCGATGTCGAGGTGCGGTCGCGCAGCGGCTACTGGGCGTACAGCGACGATGATGTGGCGCGGGCGTCGGCGCCGGTGTTTATGCGTCCGCCCGAGGTGGTCAAGGCGTTCGACGCGATTGCGGAACCGGCCGCCGGCCGGTTGATTCGCAGTTGGTTTGCGGCAACCCGTCGGCCGGATGGCCGAAGTGATGTGACCCTGGTTTGGGAAGCCATCAGGCCCAGCGGCCCGGAAGTCCCGGCGCGAGTGGCGGTGACCGCGAGCACGCCTGCCGGTAATCTGGTGCATCGGGGCCGCGTGGAGAAATCCGTGGACCCCACGGGTCGGGTGGCAGGGCAGGTGACGTTCGCGGCGGCGCCGGGGCCGTTGGTGGTGCGGCTTTCGGCCGAGAGCGTCGGCGGCGATGCGCTCGACACCGACTCCCGCGAATGGGTGGTGCCCGACTTCACTGGTCCTGACGCGTCGATCAGCACACCGCGCGTGTTCCGCGCCCGGACGGCCCGCGACATTCAAACGCTCAAGGCGGCGGCCGCCCCTGTGCCTGCCACGGAGCGTGCCTTCTCGCGAATCGAACGGCTGCTGATTCGGTTCGAGGTCTACGGCCCCGGCGTCGCCTCGCCCACGCTGCGCCTGCTCAATCGCAATGGCGACGTGATGTCGAGTTGGCCGGTGACCGCGAGACCCGACGGCGGGAGCGAAGCCGAGGTCGCACTCGCCGGCGTACCTCCAGGCGACTATCTGCTGGAAGTGAAGGCGTCGAAAGACGCCGTCGCCGCGACCACGCTCGTCGCCTTCAGGGTCACGGGGTAG